The sequence CCGTGACTAAGAGTGGCTCCGTCTGGCTTGTGAACTGTTGGAGCTGTTTTTACTGGTTCCCGGCCGGCGGCCCCCCGCTGATCGGGTGCTCGCCCAGGGGCGGGCCGATGACGTCATCGGGGTGGGCGCCGTGCTCGAAGGCGGCCATGTGGGCCCAGGCGCCGAGGAGGGCCGCGGCCATGGCCCGCATCGTCGTGGCCGTGTGGGCGTCGCCGACCTCGCCGTCCCGCCGGAACCGGTCCCGCGCCTGCGCCAGCAGCCGCTGGGCCTCCGCGAGCTGCCGCTCGCGCCCGGCGAACGTCGTCATCCCGGCGGGAAGGTCGCCGGCCGGCCGCGCGTCACCGTCGCCCGCCCCCGGGCGGATGGGCGCGCCGCCACCGGACGGATCCGAGCCGGCGAGCGCGGGGTCGGCGTCCAGCAGCCGCCGGTGCAGCTCCCGCAGCTCCGCGCCGGGGTCGATGCCCAGCTCCTCCGAGAGGAGCTCGCCGACGGTGCGATAGCACTGGAGGGCCTCGCCCCGGCGCCCCGACCGATACAGCGCCAGCATCCGCTGTGCCCAGAACCGCTCCCTCAGCGGGTGCGCGGCGGTCAGCTCCCGCAACTCCGGGAGCACGTCCCCGTGCCGCCCCAGGGCCAGGTCCGCCTGGATGCGCAGCTCGACGGCGCCCAGCCGGCGCTCGGCCAGCGCCGGCGCGACCTCCCGCTGCAACAGCTCCGACGGCACATCAGAGAGCGGCTGCCCGCGCCACAGCCCCAGCGCCTCCCGCAGCAGCGCCGACGCCTGTTCCGCCCCGCCGGCGGCGACGGCCGTCCTGGCGCGGCGCACCAGGGCGTCGAAGCGGTGCAGGTCGACCGCCTCGTCGGCCACGCCGATCAGGTAGCCCTGCGGACGGGTCAGCACCGGATCGCTCCCGCCGGCGCCGCCCAGCACGCGGCGTAACCGCATCACGTAGTTCTGCAGGGCGTTCCGGGCGCCGCAGGGTGGGGCCTCCCCCCACAGCCGGGCCGTCAGCGTCTCGACGGGGACGACCCGGTTGGCGTCGATCAGCAACGAGGCCAGCAGCACCCGCTGCTTGGCCGCCCCGATCGCCACGGGATCGCCGCCGCGCAGCGCCCTGAGCGGTCCCAGGACCCCGAACTCGAAACCCGGCCCCGGCGGGGGGCTCTCCCGCTGCGCATCCGTCACATCACGTTACGTTACTTATCCTTGGCGTTCGGCCGCCTGTTGATGACGGTGCGTGAGCAATAAGTGACCGTAAGGTGACCGGCGCGACAGTGGCTCCTGACACCGTTTCCTCTGCCGGACGTTCCGTTGCCCGGCACTCCGCGCCTCTCCGGTAAGTGCGACAGAAGGAACGAGGTCCAGATGCGAAGGCTCACTGCACGTCATCGCTTCGCGCGCATCACCGCCGCCACCGCCGTCTCGGCGCTGACCCTCCTCACCACGGGCACCGCCCTGGGGGACACGGGGCCCACGCGTGAGGCCGACGTCGACGTCACGGTCCGCAACGAGATCCTTCCGGGCAAGTGCCTGGACGCGGACCCGGCCACCCTCGAAGACCCCGCCACGGCGGTCCGGCTGTGGGAGGAGTGCAACGAACAGCCCCAGCAGAAGTGGTTCATGACGACCGACGGCACGCTCCACAGCCGCATCCTTCCGGGCAAGTGCCTGACCGCGGACCCGGGCACCCTCAACAGTCCCGCCACGAAGGTCCAGCTACTGGAGTGTGACGACGAGGCCCGGCAGAAGTGGGACATGCCGGGCGACGGCACGGTCCACAGCCGGATCCGTCCGGACAAGTGCCTGACCGCGGACCCGGCCACCCTCGAACGGCCCGCCACCGAGGTCCATCTGCTGGAGTGCGACGGCGAGGCCGGGCAGAGGTGGTCCTTCAGCGGCTGACCCACCCCCGCCGGACCGTGGATCGGTGATGGCGTCCGAGACCGTGCGGTCGCCGCGCGGCCCCCTCCCGCCTCCGGCGGTCTCGGACCCCGGCGATGTCCGGGGACAGGACCTGGCCCGTACGGGCCAGGTCCTGAACGTCATGGACACGTGGCACCGGCTTCAGCGGAACGACGCGGCGTTCTCGCGCGCCCACTCGGCGAAGGACCGAGCCGGACGCCCGGTGACCTCCTCGACGGTCGGCACCACGGTGTAGCCGACCTCCGGGGTGTTGCCGAGCGCGTCGATCAGGAACTCGATCGTCTCCTGACCCATACCGAACCCGGCCCACATCTCACGCGCCTGCGCCTCGGTCAGCTCCTCGAAGCCGATCTCCTTGCCGATCGCCACGCCGAGCCGCTCGACCTTCTCGGTGGTGCGCAGCGCCTCGGGGCCGGTCAGCGTGTAGGTGCGCCCACCGTGCCCACCCTCGACGAGCACCCTGGCGGCCACGGCCGCGATGTCGCGCTCGTGGACCGTCGCGCTGAGCCGCCCGCCGAACGGCTCGCGGATGACGCCCTGGTAGCGCACGCCGTCGGCCCACCACTTGAGCGTGTTGGACATGAACTCCACCGGGTTGAGCAGCGTCCACTCCAGCTCGCTCGCGGCCAGCGCGGTCTCCAGCGGACCGTCCACCCGCCCGCCGAGCACGGTGACCCGCTTGACGCCCGCCTCGGCGAGCAGCTCCACGATCTGCTCGCCGTGCCGCAGGGGCGCGTAGTCGTCACCGGCGAAGTTGATCAGGTGAACGCCGGTGACGCCGTCGAACGCCCGGCCCAGGGTGCCGGGGTCGCCCAGGTCGCCGCCGACCACCTCGACGCCCGCGGGCAGGTCGGCCTTGGCCGGGTTCCGGGTGAGCGCGCGCACCCGCTGACCGGCTTCGAGCAGCTCGGCGACGACGAGGCGGCCGACGGTTCCCGTGGCTCCGGTGACGAGGAAAGTCATGGTGATGTACTCCAGTCAGGTGTGAAACGGAACAGTTAGGTGCGGAACAGAACGATCAGGCCCGGTGCTCGGGCCGCTATCACCACTGGTGCCACGGACCCGAGCGGAGGGCCGGGTCAGGTCGCCGGCCAGGCTGCCGCGCAACCACGGCGCGTACCCCGCCGGGGCGGAGTCAGAGGCTGTCGAAGAACTTCTTGACATCCGCGGCGTAGGCGGCCGGCTGTTCGAGGGCGAGGAAGTTGCCGCCGCGTTCGAGTTCGCTCCAGTGGACCACGTCGCTGTCGCGTTCGGCGAAGCGGCGGATGGTCACGTCGGTGCTCATGGCCACCGTGAAGCCGGTCGGAACGCCGCTGCGTGGCTTGGGCGTCCAGGCGTCGGGGTCGTGGGACGCCTCGTAGTACAGGTTGGCGGACGAGCCCGCGGTGCCGGTGAACCAGTACAGGCTGACATTGGTCAGCAGGATGTCCCGGTCGACCGCGTCCTCGGGCAGATCGGCCGAGTCGTCGGTCCACTCCTTGAACTTCTCGGTGATCCAGGCCAGCTGGCCGACCGGGGAGTCGTGCAGGCCGTAGGCCAGGGTCTGCGGCCTGGTGGCGGAGATGACGTTGAAACCCATCTTGTCGTCGCGGAAGTTCTGCAGCCTGGCCAGGCGCTGCTGCTCGGCCTCGGTCAGGTCGGCGAAGTCGGCCGGGTCGTCCGAGGGGAAGGTGATGTGACCGTTGCCGTGGACGCCGATCACCTGCTCCGGTGCCTGGCGGCCCATCTCGATGGCGACCGCAGCGCCGCCGCCGGACCCCTGAACGCCATAGCGGTCGTAGCCGAGGCGCCCCATCAACTCGACGAACGCGCCCGCGATCTTGCCGGTGTTCCAGCCCGGCCCAGCCAGCGGCCCGGAGAAGGCGATGCCGGGCAGGGTGGTCAGGACCAGGTGAAAGTCCCGCGAGAGCGGCTCGACAGCCTGGAGGAACAGGACGAACGAGCCCGGCCAGTCATGGGTGAGCAGCAACGGGACGGCGTCGGGGTTGGCCGAGCGGACGTGCGCGAAGTGCAGGCGCTGCCCGTCGATCTCAGTGGTGAACTGGGGCAGGTCGTTCAGCCTGGCCTCCTGCTTGCGCCAGTCGTAGCCGTCAGCCCAGTAGTCGGCGAGCTGCCTGAGGTAGTCGACGGGCACTCCGCGGCTCCAGCCCTGCCCGCCGATCTCCCCGCTCCAGCGGGTACGGCGCAGCCGCTCCCGCAGATCGTCAAGGTCGGCTTGCGGGATCTCGATGCGGAACGGGGTGATGTCAACGTTCATGACGTTCATCGTGCTCCCCGGCGCCCGCTGCCCACCAGTGCCTGGCGCACCTCCTGACATGCACTAATGAAGTACACGGACACGGCGATTGCACGGTCTTCCGTGTGCAATCTGCATGCCTTGTCAGGAGGCGCTTCACGACGGCCGGACTCCGGCGATGTCCGGGGACAGGTCCTGGTCCGGAAAACAGGGAAGGGGGGTGCGACCATCGGGCAAGAAGGGATGTCCTGATCCTTCCGGCAGGGGAGACCCTTGCATGATCGCTGTCCCTGACGCCGCCTCGGTCGTCGATCCCGAGCGGTTCGGCACCGTCTTCGACGCGCACTACGAGGAGATCCGCCGCTACATCGGACGGCGGCTCGACCTCGACACCGCCGAGGACCTGGCCGCCGAGACCTTCCTGATCGCCTTCCGCCGGCGCAGCCGGTTCGACCCCGCCCGGGGCGCGATCCGGCCCTGGCTGTACGGCATCGCCACCAACCTGATCGGCCGCCACCGCAGGGCCGAGCTGCGCCGCTACCGGGCGCTGGCCAGGACGGGCCCGCCACCCGACGACGACGCCCACGACCAGCGGGTCGTCGACCGCGTCGCGGCGGGGGTGACGGTCGGCCGGCTCTCGGGGGCGCTGGCGGGGCTGTCCAAGGGCGAGCGCGACGTGGTGCTGCTCGTCGCCTACGGCGGGCTGACCTATGACGAGGTCGCCGAGGCGCTCGGGGTCGCCTACGGCACCGTCGCCTCCCGGCTCAGCCGGGCCAGAGCCAAGCTGCACAAGTCGCTGGGAGTGGAGATCCGATGAACGAGTTCGAGCTCATCGACGCGGTGATGCCGGATATGCCGTCCTCCGACCCGGGGAAGGTCGCCGAGGCCAGGGCCAGGGTGCTGAACGGCGGGCGGCGCCGGCGGGTCTCCGCGTGGACGGGGGTCCTGGTCGCGTCGGCCGCGACCGTCGCCGTGATCGGCGCGATCGCGGTCGTTCCCAGGCTGGGGGGCGGCCCGGTCGCCACGGTGACCCAGACGAGTGCCGAGGAGGTGCTCTCCGCCGCCGCCGACCGGATGGCCCGTCGGCAGGAGGCGACCGGCGGCCGGTACTGGCGCAGGGAGATGGAACAGGTCTACCGGCAACGGATCAGCGTC comes from Streptosporangium roseum DSM 43021 and encodes:
- a CDS encoding AfsR/SARP family transcriptional regulator, which gives rise to MTDAQRESPPPGPGFEFGVLGPLRALRGGDPVAIGAAKQRVLLASLLIDANRVVPVETLTARLWGEAPPCGARNALQNYVMRLRRVLGGAGGSDPVLTRPQGYLIGVADEAVDLHRFDALVRRARTAVAAGGAEQASALLREALGLWRGQPLSDVPSELLQREVAPALAERRLGAVELRIQADLALGRHGDVLPELRELTAAHPLRERFWAQRMLALYRSGRRGEALQCYRTVGELLSEELGIDPGAELRELHRRLLDADPALAGSDPSGGGAPIRPGAGDGDARPAGDLPAGMTTFAGRERQLAEAQRLLAQARDRFRRDGEVGDAHTATTMRAMAAALLGAWAHMAAFEHGAHPDDVIGPPLGEHPISGGPPAGNQ
- a CDS encoding RICIN domain-containing protein, which codes for MRRLTARHRFARITAATAVSALTLLTTGTALGDTGPTREADVDVTVRNEILPGKCLDADPATLEDPATAVRLWEECNEQPQQKWFMTTDGTLHSRILPGKCLTADPGTLNSPATKVQLLECDDEARQKWDMPGDGTVHSRIRPDKCLTADPATLERPATEVHLLECDGEAGQRWSFSG
- a CDS encoding NAD(P)H-binding protein — translated: MTFLVTGATGTVGRLVVAELLEAGQRVRALTRNPAKADLPAGVEVVGGDLGDPGTLGRAFDGVTGVHLINFAGDDYAPLRHGEQIVELLAEAGVKRVTVLGGRVDGPLETALAASELEWTLLNPVEFMSNTLKWWADGVRYQGVIREPFGGRLSATVHERDIAAVAARVLVEGGHGGRTYTLTGPEALRTTEKVERLGVAIGKEIGFEELTEAQAREMWAGFGMGQETIEFLIDALGNTPEVGYTVVPTVEEVTGRPARSFAEWARENAASFR
- a CDS encoding epoxide hydrolase family protein, with the protein product MNVMNVDITPFRIEIPQADLDDLRERLRRTRWSGEIGGQGWSRGVPVDYLRQLADYWADGYDWRKQEARLNDLPQFTTEIDGQRLHFAHVRSANPDAVPLLLTHDWPGSFVLFLQAVEPLSRDFHLVLTTLPGIAFSGPLAGPGWNTGKIAGAFVELMGRLGYDRYGVQGSGGGAAVAIEMGRQAPEQVIGVHGNGHITFPSDDPADFADLTEAEQQRLARLQNFRDDKMGFNVISATRPQTLAYGLHDSPVGQLAWITEKFKEWTDDSADLPEDAVDRDILLTNVSLYWFTGTAGSSANLYYEASHDPDAWTPKPRSGVPTGFTVAMSTDVTIRRFAERDSDVVHWSELERGGNFLALEQPAAYAADVKKFFDSL
- a CDS encoding RNA polymerase sigma factor, producing MIAVPDAASVVDPERFGTVFDAHYEEIRRYIGRRLDLDTAEDLAAETFLIAFRRRSRFDPARGAIRPWLYGIATNLIGRHRRAELRRYRALARTGPPPDDDAHDQRVVDRVAAGVTVGRLSGALAGLSKGERDVVLLVAYGGLTYDEVAEALGVAYGTVASRLSRARAKLHKSLGVEIR